The DNA window TCCTGGCAGAAAAGACCTCGTCCGTTTTTGTTCAATGTACATTGGAAATTTCCTGCAGACAGAGCAATTGTTAGTAATGTGGAGCAAGCACTTTGAAGAACAAGCCTTggcatttttcacaaaatatgtCAGAAATcagaagaaaatgatggaagCACAATATACCATCTGGAATCTGTGTTTTCTTCTTTAAATGAGTTCTCCAGTAATTCTTGATCTCATTATCGGTTCTTCCTGGCAGCGCTCGGGCAATCTTCGACCACCTATAAGATTGATGTAGTGATATAGTTAGAACAAACTCAGAACACTACAGCATTATGCACTTAAGCTAGGTGATAGTGCTAGTGATGTAGCAAGAAGGTAATAATCTCGCAAACTTGAAAAGGTATTACCAAAGACAACAACTACAAAACTCACTTGTTACCCCAACGTTGATGAAGTTGGAGAATGGTTTTCTCTTCTATGATGGTAATCTGGCCATGCTTAATGTTTGGGCGGAGATAGTTCAACCACCGCATCCTGCAACTCCTACCACTCCTCCTTAGACCTGCATGATGTAAACCGCATCTGAATTTATCCGTTCACTACATATGAAGTGAGTCATCTTTAAACTTCACACGTAAAAATCATATGTAATGTGCTTACCTGATTCCTTCGCTAATGCATCCCACCTCCGATTCCCCTTAAGGTTTACAACGGTGGTGAGTCGTTCATCTTCCTCTTCGAGCCACGGACCTTTACGCAGTTTCTCTCCATCCATGGCTGCTTGACAAGTCATCATTGGTGTGACAAACCAAGAGAAGCTAAACCCTTATATACAGAACCGGGTGGCAAAAGAGTTGGGGAAAAGGGAAAAATGAGACCTCTTACATAAACTCCACTAGTTTGTGGGAACTCCACCACTGGCTTTGGCTTACATAAACTCATCCAGTTAAGGCAACAAATTAGGTCATCCAGgaagatgaacagttgatgattctacttctctctcccttttttATGCATCACATTTTTTGTCTCTAGCCATTTTGTCTCTGTCTATTAATCATATTATTCATATAATATATGATTAATAGGGAGAAAAGGGAAGggataaagagataatgtttAGGAAGGTAGCCTGGGGAAGCAAATATTTTGATTGGATTAAAAGATATTATGGACACTTTGCATTTGCATATCTGGAGAGAAGTTTGGACTGGCTGCGGAGGAGTGGAATTTTTAGCCATTATACCGAACCATACCATTACCATACCAATTTTGTGCCAAAACAGGAATGATACGTTAATTTTACCAAACCGAAGATATTTGTATGGTATTAGTATCCAAAACCAGTGTTGATGGTACTACTGTACCTTACATTTAGGGCTCAATTATCCCTTCTGCAACCTACCTTGAACTTAGGGTTCATTTGGTGCCTGGGATTGGAATGGAGTGGGCAACAAATAAGTTTCAAGGTTAAAGGTAGATGTGAATGATTTTATTAATGAgggaattgaaggaaatatatCCCTTCTAATCCAAGCACAGGTATATGCTTCATGACCACAAGTTTGGTGCCAAGAATTACATTGGATTGGATATATTAACTCATTAGATTCAGGTATGTTGAATGAAGAAATGGATGCCAGCTTCCCAATTTTGTCCAAGTCGAAAGTAAAAGATGGTTT is part of the Malus domestica chromosome 12, GDT2T_hap1 genome and encodes:
- the LOC114819117 gene encoding transcription factor MYB27-like isoform X2 codes for the protein MMTCQAAMDGEKLRKGPWLEEEDERLTTVVNLKGNRRWDALAKESGLRRSGRSCRMRWLNYLRPNIKHGQITIIEEKTILQLHQRWGNKWSKIARALPGRTDNEIKNYWRTHLKKKTQIPDGNFQCTLNKNGRGLFCQEGDMNNEKYDFDQDHDSVKNSWETKVTSSDDLGLSDFAVTNSPYETQLSDWISELSSEQNGTAYNQDCNSVESDLCHLTWTPDDSDTWDCPSFLWDMN
- the LOC114819117 gene encoding transcription factor MYB27-like isoform X1 — translated: MSLCKPKPVVEFPQTSGVYVRAMDGEKLRKGPWLEEEDERLTTVVNLKGNRRWDALAKESGLRRSGRSCRMRWLNYLRPNIKHGQITIIEEKTILQLHQRWGNKWSKIARALPGRTDNEIKNYWRTHLKKKTQIPDGNFQCTLNKNGRGLFCQEGDMNNEKYDFDQDHDSVKNSWETKVTSSDDLGLSDFAVTNSPYETQLSDWISELSSEQNGTAYNQDCNSVESDLCHLTWTPDDSDTWDCPSFLWDMN